The Benincasa hispida cultivar B227 chromosome 9, ASM972705v1, whole genome shotgun sequence genome has a segment encoding these proteins:
- the LOC120085031 gene encoding glutathione S-transferase TCHQD — MQLYHHPYSLDSQKVRLALEEQGIDYTSYHVNPITAKNMDSSFFKINPSAKLPVFQNGSHVIFDTIEIIQYIERIAVVSSGTDDVMPSSREVVEWMHKIQEWNSKFFTLAHIPEKYRLTVTRFIRRVVIARMAETPEMAAAYHRKLREAYETEDKLKNKTVVKQSTEHLVVLLDEIESKLGETSYLAGEEFTMADAMFIPVLARLVLLKLADEYIGSRPNIAEYWILVQQRPSYKKVIGKYFNGWRKHKTLLKTWFFVHIRTLLRRY, encoded by the exons ATGCAGTTATATCATCATCCATACTCTTTGGACAGCCAGAAGGTGAGACTTGCCTTGGAAGAGCAAGGGATTGATTACACGTCGTATCATGTCAATCCCATCACAGCCAAGAACATGGACTCCTCATTCTTCAAGATCAACCCAAGTGCAAAACTTCCTGTCTTTCAAAATGGTTCCCACGTCATTTTTGATACAATCGAGATAATTCA ATATATAGAGAGAATTGCAGTTGTCTCCTCAGGGACGGATGATGTAATGCCGAGTAGCAGAGAAGTTGTTGAATGGATGCATAAGATACAAGAAtggaattcaaaatttttcactCTTGCCCACATCCCCGAGAAGTACCGTCTTACTGTCACCAGATTTATAAGACGAGTGGTGATCGCTCGGATGGCCGAAACTCCCGAAATGGCTGCTGCTTACCATCGTAAGCTCAGAGAAGCATACGAGACTGAAGacaaattgaaaaacaaaactgtTGTCAAACAAAGCACTGAACATCTAGTTGTTCTTCTTGATGAAATCGAATCAAAACTAGGTGAGACTTCTTACTTAGCAGGGGAAGAGTTTACCATGGCTGATGCCATGTTCATTCCAGTGCTGGCTCGACTCGTGCTGTTGAAGCTAGCCGATGAGTATATAGGCAGCAGACCAAACATTGCAGAGTATTGGATCTTGGTGCAGCAGAGGCCAAGCTACAAGAAGGTAATTGGGAAGTATTTCAATGGATGGAGAAAGCACAAAACACTTCTGAAAACTTGGTTCTTTGTTCATATCAGAACCTTGCTGAGGAGATACTGA